A single Cannabis sativa cultivar Pink pepper isolate KNU-18-1 chromosome 7, ASM2916894v1, whole genome shotgun sequence DNA region contains:
- the LOC115697186 gene encoding transcription factor bHLH144, which yields MQRNHQFYTEKKPPPLDYQAGNNEMHVPVASGFGAAALPPGGNHLKHFHGVEFQPSEVCPKNFIIFDQTDHRSQIMFHPAIANKFGSPALNMGSACVQGYFGGIDRNNNEVGELSSTLKEDSDDIDALLSLEEEEEEEEYDEEELSTARTYGNYGSSSPESCSNYGTRNKKNRTSSSSVQKSSDSGSSSSNSERKRHRMKKMVKALRGIVPGGNDMTTVTVLDEAVQYLKSLKVEVQKHGVKNFRN from the coding sequence ATGCAGCGCAACCACCAATTTTACACTGAAAAAAAACCACCTCCCCTTGACTATCAAGCGGGCAATAATGAAATGCATGTTCCAGTTGCATCTGGTTTCGGGGCAGCAGCTTTACCTCCTGGTGGTAACCACCTTAAACATTTTCATGGTGTTGAGTTTCAACCCTCTGAGGTCTGCCCCAAGAATTTCATTATATTTGATCAGACTGATCATCGCAGTCAAATTATGTTCCACCCTGCTATTGCCAACAAATTCGGTAGTCCTGCTTTAAACATGGGCTCAGCTTGTGTCCAAGGCTATTTCGGAGGAATTGATAGGAATAATAATGAGGTTGGAGAACTGTCTTCTACTCTGAAGGAAGACTCAGATGATATCGATGCATTGCTGAGCttggaagaggaagaagaagaagaggagtaCGACGAGGAAGAGCTAAGCACTGCACGAACTTACGGGAATTATGGAAGCTCATCCCCTGAATCTTGTTCCAATTATGGTACAAGGAACAAGAAGAATAGAACATCATCATCTTCTGTTCAAAAGTCTTCTGACAGTGGCAGTAGCAGCTCCAACAGCGAAAGGAAACGACACAGgatgaaaaaaatggtgaaagcaTTGCGAGGAATTGTACCTGGCGGTAATGACATGACTACCGTCACTGTCCTAGACGAAGCTGTTCAGTACTTAAAGTCTCTCAAGGTTGAAGTACAGAAGCATGGAGTTAAGAATTTCCGAAATTAG